The window TCGAGCGGCTGGAGCGCGAGGTGGACCACATCATCCGGGCGGCGCGCGACCGCGGCGCCGGCGGGCCGGCCGCGGCGAGCTGCGACGCGGCCGAGGTGGTCCGCGACCGGGTCGACTTCTGGTCGGTGCTCGCCGAGGACCAGGGACGCCCCTGGCGGCTGACCGGGGCCGCGGCCGACGCCGGCGACGCGCCGGTGCCCGTCGCCAGGGCCGAGCTGGTCGCCGCGCTCGACGCGCTGCTGGGCAACGTCTTCCAGCACACCGACGAGGGCGTCGGGTTCGCGGTCACCCTGCGGGCCGCGCCCGCCTCCGCCTCCGGTTCCGGTCCCGCCCTCGGTTCCGGTCCCGCCCTCGGCGCCGTCACCATCACGGTCGCGGACGCGGGCCCCGGCATCACCGACCCGGCCGAGGCGCTGCGGCGCGGCGCCGGGGCCGGCGGCGCCGGCTCCACCGGGCTGGGCCTGGACATCGCCCGCCGGGTGGCCGCGTCGACCGGCGGCGAGCTGACGGTCGGGCGGTCCGCGCTGGGCGGCGCCGAGATCCGGCTGCGCCTGCGCGCCACCGCCACCGCCGGCCACGGCGCGGGGCGGGCACGGCGGCGGAGACGGCGAAGCCGGCGCTGGCGCGCGCTTTCCTAAGCCAGTCCTAAGAGACCTTCTCGGCTGCCTCAGGCGGGGCTGCGCCGGCCGGCGCGCTGGCTAGCGTCCGCCTGCGGGGGCTCCCAAGGAGGTCACACCACGATGTCGTCGAAGCAGGGCCGGCACCGCCGACGCCGCCGGCAGATCATCTCCGGTACGGCGGTCGCGCTGGCGGCCGTGACCGGGCTCGTCCTGGCGCTCACCATTCCCGGCACCGCCTCCGCGTCGGTCTTCGGGGCGGCGTACGCGCGGACGGGGGCCTGGGAGACCGGCTACTCCGCCCAGTACCGGGTGACGAACACGACCGGGTCACCCCGCGGGTTCACCCTCGAGTTCGACCTGCCGGCCGGGGCGCGGCTCACCTCGCTGTGGAACGCCGAGCACCGGGTGGACGGCCAGCACGTCACCGTCACCCCGCCGAAGTGGCAGCCCGAGCTCGCCCCCGACGCGGCCGTCGACGTCGGTTTCGTGGTGAGCACGCCGGGCGGCGTCGCCGACCCGACCGGATGCCGGATCGACGGCGGCCCGTGCGTGCCGTCCGGCGACCCGGGGCAGCCGACCTCGGCGCCACCGGTCGCCACCTCCGCCCCGCCGTCCGCGCCCTCGTCGCCGACCTCGCCGCCGGCGACCGCTCCGGCGACGCCCACGTCGGCGCCGCCGGCGACCACCGCGCCGCCGGCCACCACCCCGCCGGGCGGCGGGTCCGGTAGCGGATCCGGCCATTTCGCTCCCTACATCGACACCTCGCTGTACCCGCCGTACGACCTGGTCGCGGCCGCGCAGGCCACCGGTGTGCGGACCTACACGCTGGCGTTCGTGCTCGCGGGCGGTGGCGGCTGCTCCCCCAGGTGGGGCGGGGTGTCCGAGCTGAACCAGGACGGTGTGCCCGGCCAGATCGGCCGGCTGCGCGAGCTGGGCGGTGACGTGCGGGTCTCGTTCGGCGGCGCGAACGGCACCGAGCTCGCGGGTGCCTGCGGCAGCCCGGCCGCGCTGGCCGCCGCCTACGGCCAGGTGGTCAGCACCTACGGCCTGAGCCAGGTGGACTTCGACATCGAGGGCTCGTCGCTGTCCGACACGGCGGCGAACGACCGGCGCGCCCAGGCGATCGCCCAGCTCCAGCGGGACGCGTCGGCGCAGGGCCGGCGCCTCGACGTGTCGTTCACGCTGCCGGTGCTCCCCTCCGGGCTCACCCAGACCGGCGTGGCGCTGCTCGAGAACGCGCGGGAGCGCGGCGTCAGGGTCGACGCGGTCAACGTCATGGCGATGGACTTCGGCGACGGCGTCGCGCCGAACCCCGACGGCCGGATGGGCGGTTACGCCATCGACTCGGTCACCGCCACGCAGGCCCAGGTGAGGGGCGTGTTCGGGCTCTCGGACGCAGAGGCCTGGTCGCGGCTCGCGGTCACCCCGATGATCGGCGTCAACGACGTGCGCACCGAGGTTTTCCGGCAGTCCGACGCCCGCCAGGTCGCCACGTTCGCCGCGCAGCACGGCCTGGCCTGGTGGTCCATGTGGTCGCTGACCCGCGACCAGCCGTGCCCCGGTGGGCCGGCCGACTACGCCCAGGCGACCTGCAGCAGCCTCACCCAGCAGCCGCTGGAGTTCACGCGGATCTTCGCCGCCGCCACCAGCGGCTAGCGAGCCCCGGTCGCGGCCACGCTGCCGCCGCGGCCGGCGTCGACGGCGGCCTCCTCCGTCCCCCTCCCGGGGCGCCGTCGACACCGCCGGCGGCGTCGACACCAGCCGTGTCGACGCCGTCGGTGCCATCGGTGCGGCCGGTGCCGCCCGAGGTTCTCGCCTTCAAGTCACCCCCGAGGAGACCGTGATGCTGAACCGACGCTCCCTGCTGGTCGGCGGCGCCGCCGCGCTGGCCACCGCCGGCGTGAGCGGCGCCGTCGCCGCCACCCGCTCCGGCGGCTCCGGCCAGGCCGCGCTGCTGGCCGCCAGCCAGGCGGCGGTCGACATCCCGGCCCACATCCCTGGCACGCCGCTGCCGCTGGTCATCGTCAACCACACCTACCGGTACGCGAACCGCGAGATCTGGTTCTACGTCGTCGGCACCGACCTGAGCACCGGCCGGCAGGTCTACGCCCGCGCGGACGGAAGCGTCGCCGAGGTCGCGCTGGGAGCGGACGGCGGCGACATCGCGATCCCGCTGGTGGCGGACGGCGACACCGTTGCCGCCGTCCCCACCGGGATGTCCGGGCGGATCTACGTCTCGATCGGCGCGAGGCTCGACTTCCGGATCGTCGCCGACGGGGCCGGCAGGCCGGCGTTGCAGTACCCGGCCGGCTGGGTGCGCGACGCGCCCGGGTACGCGGTGCTGCACGACTTCGTCGAGTTCACGCACAACGCGGCCGGCATGTTCTGCAACACGACCATGGTCGACATGTTCAGCGTCCCGCTCCTGCTGCGGCTGCACGGAGACGGTGACCAGACCACCGGCCAGGTCGTGCCCGGCGGCCGTGACGCGATCTTCGCCGCGCTCCGCGCGAACCCGGCGTTCGCTCCGCTGGTGGTCGGCGACGTCCGGGTCATCGCCCCGGGGCATGGCATCGAGGCAGGGCTCTTCCCGGCCACGTACTACGACTCGTACATCGACGCGGTGTGGAACCGCTACGCCTCGGGAGGGCTCACCGTCGACGCGGCCGGGCGGCGCGTCACCGGCCGGGTGACCGGCGGCGCGCTGGCCTTCGACGGCGGGGTGGCCGCGTTCGGCCGGCCGAGCACCCGCGACGTCCTCTTCTGCGACGGCGCTCTCGCGGCTCCCAACGACGGGGTCACCGGGCCGGTCGCGGCCGTCCTCGCCGCCGGGTTCAACCGCTCGACGCTGCTGACCGGTGCCGAGCAGCCCACAGGTGACCCGGGCGCCTACTACCAGGACGCCGTCACCAACCACTACGCGCGGGTCCTGCACGAGCACACCGACAACCACCGCGCCTACGGCTTCGCCTTCGACGACGTCGCCGGGCAGGCCTCCTACGTCGAGGACCACGCCCCGTCCCAGCTCACCCTGGTCCTGACCCCGTTCTGACCGGGGGCCGCCGCCGCTCCGGCCCCCGGCGGCGCCGGCGTGGGCCGAACAACCCTCTCCTCGCCCGCACCGTCGTCCCGAAATGGCCCCGAAACGGCCCCGAAACGATCAGACTGAGCCTGGACACGGGCTTGTGGCGCGCGATCCCCTCCATTAGGTTAGGCAAACCTAATATTAAGGGAGCCATAGTGGAGGACGCGGTGGAGCAGACGACAGGTGTCACCGGCAGCGGTGCCGCCCCGCGTCACCCCGAGCTGGTGGCGGTCGCCCGCGCTCTGACGGCGTCGGCGGACTACGGCAGCCTCGCCCTCTGGAGCGGCCGGGTCGCCCACGGCCTGCGCTTCACCACCCGCCGCCTCGACGGCACGCCGAACCCGGCCGCGGCCCAGAAGCCGACGAGCCTCGGATCCGTGGACCTGAGGAAGAAACCCGCGGCCAACCTGGACGCGGCCTGGCCGGTGGCCGCCGTCGACCGTCTCGTCCTGCTCGCGCCGCTGGCGATCGGCCGCCTGCTCATCGACGGCGACCAGGCCTGCCGTTTCCAGTTCTGCGGACCGGTGGCCGGGCAGACCCGCTGGGTGTCGGTCGCCTTCGGCGGCTGGGTGGCCGCCGTACCGGCGGCGGACACGGCCAGGCTCACCGAGCACTTCGCCGACCGGCATCCCACCGGCGACCTGTTCGACCTCGGCGAGCGGTGGGCGATGCTCGAAATCGACGTGGTGGAGGCGTTCGTGCGCACCGAGCACAGCGGCACGCGCCTCGACACGGGCGACGCGCGCTCGCTGCTCGCCTCCTGAGATGCCCGTCGCGTGGATTCGGCCGGACCGCCGCGTCGATGCGTCCGGGGCGGGCGCATGACCGCGGCGCGTTCCTCGGTCTGGCTGCGCTGCCGCCAGCGGCGCCCCAACGCCCGGTACCGCGTCGTCGTCTTCCCGCACGCCGGCGGTACCGCCAACGCGTACTGGACCTGGGCCGCGGAGTTTCCCGCGGACGTCGAGGTGTGGATGACGCAGTACCCCGGCCGGGAGAACCGGAGCGCCGAGCCGCTGGTGGACGCCATGGATCCGCTGGTGGACGGCATCGCCGCCGCCATCGCCGACCAGGCGCAGGCCTGGGAGTCGCCCGCTCACGCGGCCCGGCCCAGCGCCGCGGGGACCGCCGACTCCGCTGGAACCGCCGAATCTGTTGAGACCCCCGAATCGGTTGAGACCACCGACTCTGCTGAGACCACCGACTCCGCTGAGACCGGAGTGCCGCTGGTGCTGTTCGGCCACAGCATGGGCGCGTCCGTCGCGTACGAGACGGCCCGCCGCCTGCGGGAACGCCGGCCGGGACTCGTCCGCCTGCTGGTGGTCTCCGCGCGCGCCGCGCCGACGGTCGTTCGCCCGGGCCAGGACCACACGCTGTCTCGCGCGCGGTTCGTCGAGGTGCTGCGCGCCCAGGGCGGCACCGACGAGTCGATCTTCGAGCACGAGGACCTGCTGGACTACCTGCTGCCCATCATCCGCAACGACTACCGGCTGATCGAGACCTACCGACCGCCGTCGGACGTCCGGCTGCCGGTGGACATCGTGGCGTTCGCCGGCGCGGACGACCTGACGGTGCGGGTGGCGGACGTCCTCGCCTGGGCCGACGCGACCACGGCGTCCTTCGACGGCATGATCTTCCCGGGCGGGCATTTCTACCTGCGCGAGGACCCGGCCCCGGTCGTTACCGAGCTGGTGCGGCGTCTACGGCTCGCCGGTCAGCGGGAACCATCGCGGGACGGACGGCCAGATCCCGGGTGAGTGGGCGCGGCCGGCTCATGACGGGGCTCGCGACCGCAATCGCGGCGCAAATTAAGCGGTCGTAGGTTAAAAAGCCCACAGGCTGTGTACGAGCGCGCCGCGGGTTCGACCGTCAGCCGTGTCGCCAGTACAGCCGGATGCACTCAGTACATCAAGTTCAATGAATAACCGAATGTTTACCCGGCGTTTGCCGGAGGCGGTTTCTTTTGTCGGGTGGGTGGTCGATAACATCACAGCCGGCATTGGCGCCAGGGGGAGATCCAAAGCCCCGGCGGACCGCACCGCGCCAGTCAACTGTGACGCGAGCAACATTCGGAGCGGTCTTCCGAGGCAGCAGACGCGAGGTTCGCAAAGCCGGACGGCCGCCGCCGTTGTTGCGCAGAGGAGCTTGCCCGCAATGTCGCTACCAGTTCGTCGGCGAGCGTTCAGGACCGTCGCGCTCGCGGTCGGCGCCGGCAGCCTGGCCGCCAGCCTGGCCGCCTGCGGCCCCACAGGCGGCGGCGCGGCCGGCGGTACAGGCTGCGGATCCATCGCGCCGGGTATCACGCCGACGGCGGTCAAGGCTGGCATGACCTGGAGCGACACCGGCCCGTCCGCCAGCAGCATGCGTGCCTTCCGGGCTGGCGTGGACGCCCGGCTCCAGGTCGCCAACGACGAGGAGGGCGGCGTCTTCGGCCGCAAGGTCACCTATGCCTGGCGGGACGACCAGGCGGACCCGAGGCTCAACGTGACCAAGGTCCAGGAGCTCCTCGACCAGGAGCAGGTCTTCGGGTTCATCTACGGGTCCAGCGCGGGCAAGGATTCGGCCGCCCTGCTGCAGGAGCGCGGTATCCCGGTCACGGGCCCCGCCAGCGACCCCAGCTGGCTCGGCAAGAACAACATGTTCTCGTGGTTCTACGACGGCGACGGCTCCAGCACCGCCTGGGGCAAGTACGTCTTCGAGCAGGGCGGCACCCGCGCGGCCGTCTTCGCGATCGACGGGAGCGCCACCAGCGGCGACTTCACGCAGCAGTTCGTGGCGAGCCTGCGGGCCCGCGGCGTCAAGGTCGTCAAGACGTTCCAGACCAGCAGCGCGGTGATCGACTACCAGAGTGTCGCTCGACAGATCAGGGCGGCGAACGTCGACGCGATCGGTGGCGTTCTGCTTCCGGAGACGGCGGCCAACCTGCTGCCGGAGCTGCGCAGACTCGGCCTGACTCTCGGCGGCAAGCTCAAGGTCGTGCTGATGCCCCAGGGTTACGACGGCAGCAACCTGGCGAGGTTCGGCCAGTCGCTGGCCGGTGTGTCGATCTTCACCAATATCAAGCCCTTCGAGATCAATACTCCCGGGCAGCAGACATTCGTGCGGGCGATGAACGCCTATTCCCCGGAGATCCAGCCGGCGACGCAGGACAGCGCGGTCGACGGCTGGCTCTCGGCCGACCTGTTCATCCGCGGTCTCAAGGAGGCCGGACGGTGCCCGACCAGGGAGTCGTTCATCTCCGGCCTGCGCGGCGTGAAGGACTACGACAGCGCGGGGATGACACCGCAGGACGCCATCAGCCTCTCGACGAACTATCAGAACGTCTCGGTCTGCTACGACGTCATCCGGGTCAGCCAGGGCGGTGACGGGTTCGAGCCGGACGACCAGCCCGAATGCGGCGTCGTGATCACCCGGGAACGGATGAACGCCCTGAACCAGCAGCCCTGACGACCCTCAGGCCAGTCTGGTGGCTGGTGCCGCGATCGAGGTCCGGGACCGGGCCGGTGACGAGACCGGCGGCGACGTCGGAACCGGAGCGGGGTCGCGCAGCCAGTCCAGGGTCAGCCGGTAGCCGGCGGCGATCAGGGCCCGGGTGCCGCGGAAGTCGAACGGGTTCACGGTCTTCGTGCCCGGGGTGGGCAGCAGATAGACCGTGCCACGGACGGCGGACATGTCGGCCCGGGCGGCGTTCCCGAGGATCTGGTTCATCGCGCGCAGTGCCAGCGCGAACGCCCCGTGCGGGACGAGCTCGGCGGTAGCGGCGACGGGGGTGGGGCCGACCGAGGGCAGCACGTAGGTCGTCGTCGCGCCCAGACTCTCGGCCTGCCTGACTGGCGTGTCGGCGCTCACTCCCCCGTCGATGAGCCTCCGCCCCTCGATGGTGACCGGCGAGTAGACACCTGGGTAGGCCGAGGTCGCCAGCAGGGCCTCGACGGCGTCGCCGCGGGAGAGCACGACCGGGCGCCCGGTCTCCAGGTCGGTGGTGACGACATGGGCCGGGATGACCGTCTGCTCCAACCGGGGAACCACCAGCCCACTTTCGATCAGGTGGCGCAACCCGGCGCTGGAGGCCAGCCCGTCCTGCCGGCCGATCAGCCCACCCACCAGCGCGCGTGCGGACAGCGGCGCCACGTCCTTGCGACGTATCGATGCCCACACCGCGGCGGTGCGGTCGATGCCCGCCAAGGTGGGATCACTGGCATACGCGACGGCGTTGAGCGCGCCGGCCGAGGCGCCCACCACGAGGTCCGGGACGATGCCCGCCTCGGTCAACGCCCGCAGCATGCCGACATGGGCCGCGGCGAGGCTGCCTCCGCCCTGGAAGACGAACGCGACCCTGCCTCCGCCTGAGCTCTCCCCGGCGTCAGGTGAGCCTTCGGGATCGCCGCCCGCGCCGCGAGCTCGCGGGCCGGCCGCGAGGCCGAGGGCGCCGTCCGGCGACGGGACGGCGGGAAACGACGGCTGAGAGGGGAGCAGCGGCACGGTCATCAGACCTCCCGGGCATGTCCAGTCGCCTGCCGGGCTGGCTGCCCCGCCTGGAGGACACCGCCGCCCGAAGCCAATGTCAGGCTATGACATTCACTCCAACACCGACACCACCGCGCCCTATGCCACATGACGGACAGAGAGGATCCAAGCACTCACAGGTATGGCGCGCATCCGTCAGAGGTGCGGCCGCCGTGTTCGCCGCCGCCCTCGCCTGCGCCTGCGGGCGAAGGCAACCGCGGTTCAGCGACTCTGGTCGAGGTGGATGATCTATCCTGCGCTGGTAGCTGGCGGCGGATCGCGGCCGGCCTCTTGGACGCGCCCACGTGCGCCTGCCACCGCCCTCGCAAGAAGATCATTGCCGGAGGTCATGGCCGCATGTTCGGTATCCAGAACGAGTCTGGTCGGCCAGTGTCGCCGTGACGAAGAAAGATCCTGTACGGCGCGGGCCTCGACATCGGTTTTCGTTCGGCAAGCTGGTCGATTGGGAAACGCTGGTCGGCTTCGCGTGCGCCGCCGGGCTTGCTTTTCTCGCGCACTTCCTGGTCGACCATCGTGATGACGGCGTCCACGTGACCGGTACGTCGGTTCACGTTGAGGAACGCATCATCACCGACCTCAGCCAGCCAGCTCCTCCTGACCTGACCACCGTCCGATATCGGGACCTGGCAGGGAAGGAACACGTCGAGCGAGTCGACGGGAACTACGCGGTAGGCACCGCGGTCGACCTCCTGTACGACCCCGACAACCCGGGGAAGGTCGAGGCCGAGCGTTTCACCCATGGTGCATACGACCTGTGGGCGGCAATCACCGCGCTGGCCGCGCTGGTGACCTTCGTCGGCACCGCGTCCAGGTTGGCCTCGCCGGTGTGACGCCGTCCTGAGGACGGCCGCGGCCGGGAGGCGCCGGCCGGAATGCCACGAACTGGCCGCGGAATCAGCGGCTCCGCTCGACGGCCGACCATTTCGCGGCATGACGGCGCCGGCGGCTCCCCCGTTTGCCGCCGGCGCCGGGAATTGCCCCGGAGAACGACACGCCGCCCGCCCGTCTGACAGGCGACAACGGCGGCCCATCCAATCTCCGGGCCGGGCCCGGCCTGGCGGTCCTCCCCCGAGTCGGACCGCCGGGCCAGGCCCTCGAGCAAAGTATTGGGCAGGTGTGCCGGTACCGGAATCCCAATCAGTTGGGAACTTGGCGTCGGCACAGGTCCAGTTCGACCGCCCAGGCCCTCGCGGCGTCCCGCGGTCTCATCCGGGGGCTGACCTCC of the Pseudofrankia saprophytica genome contains:
- a CDS encoding glycoside hydrolase family 18 protein, whose product is MSSKQGRHRRRRRQIISGTAVALAAVTGLVLALTIPGTASASVFGAAYARTGAWETGYSAQYRVTNTTGSPRGFTLEFDLPAGARLTSLWNAEHRVDGQHVTVTPPKWQPELAPDAAVDVGFVVSTPGGVADPTGCRIDGGPCVPSGDPGQPTSAPPVATSAPPSAPSSPTSPPATAPATPTSAPPATTAPPATTPPGGGSGSGSGHFAPYIDTSLYPPYDLVAAAQATGVRTYTLAFVLAGGGGCSPRWGGVSELNQDGVPGQIGRLRELGGDVRVSFGGANGTELAGACGSPAALAAAYGQVVSTYGLSQVDFDIEGSSLSDTAANDRRAQAIAQLQRDASAQGRRLDVSFTLPVLPSGLTQTGVALLENARERGVRVDAVNVMAMDFGDGVAPNPDGRMGGYAIDSVTATQAQVRGVFGLSDAEAWSRLAVTPMIGVNDVRTEVFRQSDARQVATFAAQHGLAWWSMWSLTRDQPCPGGPADYAQATCSSLTQQPLEFTRIFAAATSG
- a CDS encoding beta-1,3-glucanase family protein; protein product: MLNRRSLLVGGAAALATAGVSGAVAATRSGGSGQAALLAASQAAVDIPAHIPGTPLPLVIVNHTYRYANREIWFYVVGTDLSTGRQVYARADGSVAEVALGADGGDIAIPLVADGDTVAAVPTGMSGRIYVSIGARLDFRIVADGAGRPALQYPAGWVRDAPGYAVLHDFVEFTHNAAGMFCNTTMVDMFSVPLLLRLHGDGDQTTGQVVPGGRDAIFAALRANPAFAPLVVGDVRVIAPGHGIEAGLFPATYYDSYIDAVWNRYASGGLTVDAAGRRVTGRVTGGALAFDGGVAAFGRPSTRDVLFCDGALAAPNDGVTGPVAAVLAAGFNRSTLLTGAEQPTGDPGAYYQDAVTNHYARVLHEHTDNHRAYGFAFDDVAGQASYVEDHAPSQLTLVLTPF
- a CDS encoding thioesterase II family protein encodes the protein MTAARSSVWLRCRQRRPNARYRVVVFPHAGGTANAYWTWAAEFPADVEVWMTQYPGRENRSAEPLVDAMDPLVDGIAAAIADQAQAWESPAHAARPSAAGTADSAGTAESVETPESVETTDSAETTDSAETGVPLVLFGHSMGASVAYETARRLRERRPGLVRLLVVSARAAPTVVRPGQDHTLSRARFVEVLRAQGGTDESIFEHEDLLDYLLPIIRNDYRLIETYRPPSDVRLPVDIVAFAGADDLTVRVADVLAWADATTASFDGMIFPGGHFYLREDPAPVVTELVRRLRLAGQREPSRDGRPDPG
- a CDS encoding ABC transporter substrate-binding protein, with amino-acid sequence MSLPVRRRAFRTVALAVGAGSLAASLAACGPTGGGAAGGTGCGSIAPGITPTAVKAGMTWSDTGPSASSMRAFRAGVDARLQVANDEEGGVFGRKVTYAWRDDQADPRLNVTKVQELLDQEQVFGFIYGSSAGKDSAALLQERGIPVTGPASDPSWLGKNNMFSWFYDGDGSSTAWGKYVFEQGGTRAAVFAIDGSATSGDFTQQFVASLRARGVKVVKTFQTSSAVIDYQSVARQIRAANVDAIGGVLLPETAANLLPELRRLGLTLGGKLKVVLMPQGYDGSNLARFGQSLAGVSIFTNIKPFEINTPGQQTFVRAMNAYSPEIQPATQDSAVDGWLSADLFIRGLKEAGRCPTRESFISGLRGVKDYDSAGMTPQDAISLSTNYQNVSVCYDVIRVSQGGDGFEPDDQPECGVVITRERMNALNQQP
- a CDS encoding patatin-like phospholipase family protein, encoding MTVPLLPSQPSFPAVPSPDGALGLAAGPRARGAGGDPEGSPDAGESSGGGRVAFVFQGGGSLAAAHVGMLRALTEAGIVPDLVVGASAGALNAVAYASDPTLAGIDRTAAVWASIRRKDVAPLSARALVGGLIGRQDGLASSAGLRHLIESGLVVPRLEQTVIPAHVVTTDLETGRPVVLSRGDAVEALLATSAYPGVYSPVTIEGRRLIDGGVSADTPVRQAESLGATTTYVLPSVGPTPVAATAELVPHGAFALALRAMNQILGNAARADMSAVRGTVYLLPTPGTKTVNPFDFRGTRALIAAGYRLTLDWLRDPAPVPTSPPVSSPARSRTSIAAPATRLA
- a CDS encoding DUF3592 domain-containing protein — protein: MRLPPPSQEDHCRRSWPHVRYPERVWSASVAVTKKDPVRRGPRHRFSFGKLVDWETLVGFACAAGLAFLAHFLVDHRDDGVHVTGTSVHVEERIITDLSQPAPPDLTTVRYRDLAGKEHVERVDGNYAVGTAVDLLYDPDNPGKVEAERFTHGAYDLWAAITALAALVTFVGTASRLASPV